The genomic region CAATCGTTTTCGTTGCTAAATTCTTAACAAATACGTTATTTTATTTTATAGGCATCTTCCGAAATAAGTGATAATCGGCGTTATTTTATACCAATCTGACAGAATTTTTGAATGTAATTAAGAAAGTTGAAATTGAAAAAAACGAAAAGTAAGATTTTACGAAAATCGCATCTCCTTTTTTAGGTCGGAAATTAACTGGATTCCTTACGTTTTACCGTTTTGAAATTCACCAAACCGTTACCCATGGAATCCTTGTCATCATCTGTACTTTTTTGAGGCACTTTGCTCCTATCTTTTTTAGGGTCCCCCTCTATGATTTTCTTAATCAATTCCCTGAATGTATCAAACTCTACTTGATAAGAAATACCTACCCCTTGGGTATATCCTTGTTGTTGGGCGAAGAATTGCTGAATTTCGTTTTCTCGATTAAAAATACGTGCCGTTAGACTTCCTTCTTCATTCAATAAAACCTGAATTTCCACATCTCCCGCCACGACGGTTTCGGAAACGCCCCCTACCGGAACCCCAATTTTTCCGTTGATGAGTATGCGATCGCTTATTTGCGTGGAAACCGTTACCCCTAACCTATCTTCGGTAACAAAATCTAAATCTGGATTACGTTCCCCTATTTCATAAGAAACACCCACATCGAACTTACCGTCTCCAGAATTGAGCACTTGATTGAATAAACTCGAAGCCGTTTGTACCAAGTTCCCCGTTACAGCAGTTTGATTGATGCTAAGCTCGTTTAAAAACACTCCTTGCGACAATAGGGAAAATGCCTGTAACTCCCGCTTGGCATTATCGTCTAGGTGATATTGCAGTTCTTGGTTAATAACAGCATTTGTCGAAGGGAAATTAATCTCGTAATCCAAAGACGGCTTTAATAATTGGCCTTGCAGGGTTATTATTACATCGGTCTCAATTTTACGGGTGTATTGCGAATTATCGAGCAACACAGCAGGGTTCGCGTACAAAGAGTATTTAGCAGCAATGTTCATATCCACATCTTCCAGAGGGTCACCTTCCCAAGTAATCGTTCCTCCAGGTTCTACCACAAAACGTTTGTTTATAAAGCCTCCATATTTAAATAAGTATTCCCCCGTATAGGTAATAAAGTCACCATACATTTTAAACTTCCCATTGGTGTTAATTTCAATTAGAAGGTTTCCAGCACCTGTTCCTTTAAGAGTACTCCTTGTTTTTTGATCTACCACAATTTCTATTTGAGCATCTGGTGTTACATCTAAATCGAATTGCATTTCCACCCCTTTGACTTCAGCTAATTTTTTGCGCGCAATTTCATCTTTGGACTGATTCTTATTGATGAAATTTATGAAAGAAGTATCCCCTACATCGGTAATATCGCTTACAGGAATAACAAAATTGGTGCCTTCTTCTGTTTTTGCGTTTACTTCAATATTGATTATTTTATTGGTGAGCCCATAAATTTGAGCATCCCCGCTTATAAATCCGGTTCCATAATACAGGGATTCTTCTTCCCCCTTCGTATTCAGCACCAAAAACTTTTCGTCATTTGTATCCAAATAAAGATCTAAATACCAATCTTCAAAATGATCGTAGGTTATAGAACCGTTGAGCGTAGCATTGGTTTTAAAGTTGGTATCTATTAATCCCACTTCCTGAAATTCGAAAGAACGGCCTTCCAAGTTTACATTGGCAATTTTATCGAAGTCTAAATCTACGTTCAGATAGGGTATTTTTAACCCACCATCGGTAATTTGCAGTTCGCCTGCCATGTCTGGATTATCGGCGGCTCCTGTAATTTTAAATCCTCCGGAAGCAAATCCGCGCATATCGCTTATTACATCCCCTCCAAGCGGACTCAAAGCTTTTAAATTGAGATTTTCCAATGTTGCCCTTAAATCCAGCTGCGGCTGTTTCCCGGAAGCATTGATATCCCCCAGAATATTTAATGATTCTACATCGTTGTTTATAATCTTTGCGTTCACTCCAAACTGCGTAAGGTTATCGTTCCCTAAAATGGAAAGAAATAAATTTCCAAGCGGCAACTCGTTAACCATAAAATTGGAAATCTTAACGTTGGAGGATGGTGTATAACTATTGTCCCGTTGTAAGATGTTCAAATATCCATCCACCATTCCGTTGAGTTTTAAACTATCTATATCGGGGATGATTTTTTCCAACGTAACTTTCTCGAATTCCAAATCAATGTCTTTGTAGGTACTATCAATTAGCGTTCCTTCCAACCGGATTTGCTCCTCTTGATAATTCATTACAACTTGGCTAATATTAATGGTATCGAGCGTTTTACTAAAACTTACTTTATTACTGGAGTTGTTGTCTTCATTAATAACCCAATCACGCCCTTTAAAACCAAATTGAGAACGTTTTAAACCGATTACCGACTCTTGCGCATTGTTGAAGGTATGGTAGAAATTAAGGTTGTATTCATCATTAAATTCCTTTCCTCCTTTAAATTCAGTTCTAAAAAATAAGGTGTCGTTTATTTTGGTATTAATTAAGCTGAAGTTATTGACATCATAGATATTGGATTCTATATTTTCCACTTCTACATAAGTGTTGTAAAGCGGATTTTTATTGTCTATTTCTACCTGAATATTATCGAATATATTGCCATTTGCATTAATCTTAGGGGAATTGAAGGCCAATTTAAAATCCCCTTCGTCTGCTACGATACTTCCTTTAATACTGGTATTACTCCCAAATTCTATCTTCGGAAAAAATACCTCGACTATTTTATTGTAAATTTTAAAATCGAAATCTACATACTGCCCAGGGGTAATTTTTTCCGGCTTGTAATTGGTATAGATACTACCCACCGAATTTTTAATGAGCTTCGGCAATTCCTTTACTAAATAATTTCCTCTTAAAGATCCTGTAATAATATCAGGGGAATTCACGGTAATTATACGCTCTTCCGCTTTAAATTCAGAAGTAACATTAAAATCGTCAAAATAATAACTATCGTTTTGGTTGGTATAGTTTGTCTTGTTAAAACTAACCTCCCCAACCAGGTCATAAATGGAATTACCGGTCATATCGGCCGTAATGTTCCCTTTAAAAACCGATATACTGTCCCTTTCCACAAAGTTCAATCGGTTCAGGTCGATGTGGTTTACCGAAGCCACAAACTTAAATTCGTTGGTATCTCCAGAAAGATCCGCCAATCCCTTAAAAGCGACATCAAAATTTTTGTCCCTGGAAGTTACTGAACCATCAAAAAGTTGATCTTTAAGAATTCCGGAAACATTTAAATTCTTGTATTCGTACCCATTATAATTTACACTGAAAATCTCTCCGATGATTTCCGTATTAAGGGTCTCCTGTTTAAAACTTTGCCCATCTACATTTAAATCGAGACTGGTTTCGCCTAGACTTTCATCCTCTAGAAAAATTCCCATATCAAAATCTTGAAGGGAAAGAAAACCTTTGTAATTGGCATTGTCTATATTGTCTATATTGGTTAAGGTAAGATCGGAAAAACCCTTACCTATATCTGAAATTAAATTAACCTTGGCATATATGGATTGCTCGGTGATACGCATGTCCCCAAAAACAGATAACTGCCCTAATTTGTTAAACGAAGACGGAAGCGCGTTGCCCAAAATACCGGGCAGTAAATTGGTGAGCTGGTAGTAATTGGAAGAAACATTGCGCAGATGTGCGTCGATACTAAAAGGTTTGGCCTTTTCAAAGAGGTTATTGAACACAAAATCACCATCAATAGCGGTGTATTGGGAGTCCATTTTAAGGTTATTGGTCTTCAATTCATTTAAAACCCCTTCAAAACTAGAGGAAAGCTCCACCTTTCTTCCCTTTCCAAATTCATTAAAATACAAGTTTATTTCATCTAAGGCCACCGTCGATTCGGTAAAGTTTCCACTTACTTTAACTTTGTTCAAAAAATCCTTAAAATCTTCCACCTCATAATTAAAAACAATATCCCCCTTAATAAGGGATTCTGGCGTTTCTATAGAAAGTGTATCGAGTCGCATTTCGGTTTTGGTGTAAGAAAATTCCGTTTGCAAGCGATTTACAATGACTCCTTTTTTGGTGGTAAAGTCTAATTGATCGATCCCGACATCCACCTTCGGACCAAAAATTTTAAAATAATCGGCCTCTATATGCAATTCTTCCAAACCAACAATTAAAGGTGTTTCCTTGTTTTCATCAATAAGTCTAAACTCACTTTTATTTACTGAAATATGGGAGGAGGTCATTAAAAACGGATTATTGGGATCGCCTTCCCCTTTATCCAGTTTATCCACAAAAACGTTTAAATTGGTATTATCCTCCCCTTTATGGATTTTAAGATTGAGTAACAACTCATCTGCCCGAATCTCTCCAAACTCCAAATCTCCTTTTACCACATTCCGGAGACTCAAGAGCGAAGTGTTTAAACGATTGATGTAAGCCAAGGTGTCTTGCTTGTAGTCTTCAATATAAATGCCTTTTAAACTCACATCGCCAAAAAGTGGTAAGAAATGAACTTCATCTATAAAAATATGAGTATTAAACGTTTCATTTAAATAATTGGTTGCCCTTTTGGCAATAGAGGTTTGAACGAAAGGAAGCGATAGAAAAATACTGGACAATACCAACAATAGTATAAGAACCAAAAGGATTCTAATTAATATTTTTCTGAGTTTTTTGATAGTCTTTATTGTTTTACCTTTGTCTTACAAATTTCAGTCCAAAGATAGCATGAATACCCAAGATGTTTACATACTAGCCATAGAATCTTCTTGCGATGATACTTCGGCCGCTGTACTTCACAACGACAAAGTATTGAGCAATGTTGTGGCCAACCAAAAAATTCATGAAGAATATGGTGGCGTGGTGCCCGAGCTTGCTTCTAGAGCGCATCAACAAAATATTGTCCCGGTAGTACATCAAGCATTAAGCAGGGCAAATATCGACAAAAAACAATTATCTGCCATAGCTTTTACACGCGGACCTGGCTTAATGGGTTCTTTACTTGTGGGTACCTCTTTTGCAAAATCCCTTGCCATAGGCTTAGACATTCCTTTAATAGAGGTAAACCATATGCAGGCTCATATTTTGGCACATTTTATTAAAGAACCCAATACGCCCATTCCTACTTTTCCGTTTTTAGCGATGACCATTAGTGGTGGCCATACCCAGATTGTAAAAGTAAACAGCCATTTCGATATGGAAGTTATTGGGGAGACTATCGATGATGCCGTGGGAGAAGCCTTCGATAAATCAGCTAAAATTTTAGGACTTCCTTACCCTGGAGGCCCACTCGTAGATAAATATGCACAGCAAGGAAACCCTAAAGCCTTCTCATTTCCTAAACCGAAAGTAGACGGACTCAATTTTAGTTTTAGCGGTTTTAAAACAGCTGTACTTTACTTTATTCAGAAAGAAACTGAGGGAAATCCAAATTTCATTGAAGAAAACCTTTATGACATTTGTGCCTCCATCCAACAAGGAATTATCAATATTTTAGTTGATAAACTTAAAAAAGCAACCAAACAAACCGGTATTAAAAAAATAGCCATTGGTGGCGGAGTTTCGGCTAATTCTGGCATACGGCAAACTTTAAAAGATGGAGAAAAACGGTATGGTTGGGAAACTTTTGTTCCCAAATTTGAATATACCACAGATAATGCTGCAATGATTGGGATAGTGGGGTATTATAAATTTTTAAATAATGATTTCACCAACGAAAAGGTTTCTGTTAAAGCTAGGTTTGCTTTGTAAATATGTACAAGTGAAAAAGATTTTTGAAAATTTTATAAAACAATCTATTTAACCCTCCATAATTTTAGTTTCAAAACCATCGATACTTTGGGTGTTTTTGGCCTCCCAATAGGCTTCAATACCATCTTTCCCCTTTTCTTCCGCCCAGGTGATTAGCGTAGAACGCTCTTCTTTATAATCCATAAAAGGAACTCCAAAACCGCATGAAGTTTGCACCAAATCAACCTTCATCTCTATAATTTGTCTTGCGCCGGCATTTTCTTCAAATAATGTGGCGTAGTTTTTAAATTCTTTATCCCTAGTGTGATAAATGGTGGCATTTCCGTATAGCCGTAAAATAAGTGGATTCCCCTCAAAAGCACAGAACATAATGGTCATTCGGTCGTTTTTCAACAAATGGGCTGCGGTTTCATTTCCACTACCGGTTAAATTCAGCCAAACAATTTTGTTTTCATCTATTATGCAAAAAGAATCGGTTCCTTTAGGAGATACATTAATGCGACCTTCAGCAGCAGCCGTACCCACGAAGAAGATTTTTTGATCTTTGATAAAATCCTGTAATTTAGATGTTATCTTTAATAATTTCTTTCCCATATGTTAGAATATTTAATTTTGAATGACAGAACATGTTCAAAAGCCTTTCCTGTTTTTGGATTTATATTAGCGCATCATTTTAGAGTTTGAGTTTCTTATGACTTCTTAACCACTAAAATTATGTAATAATTTCAATCTAATTTATGGAAATAACCTAAACAAAAAAATGAGTGAATAGATTTGTAGCTTTAATAGTACTGTTATCCATTGGAGAGCTCTCTTGCCAAAGCCCTGAAAAGCAAGTTAATCATTTAGAATTAACAGAAGCATACTATAAAACCCTCGATAATTCTAGTTTTACTGAATTAAAAATTCTTTTAAATGACAGTTTAAAAACAATAGATGATGGCTATGTGCAAACCTTTACAAAACCGCAATTGATAGATTGGTTGCAATGGGATGAAGTTTTTAAACCGACTTACAAAATACTTGAAATAAAGCAAAATCAAAATGTTGTTTACACAAAGGTTTCAAAAATTGACAAAAGGATATTGTTTCTTCATAAAAAGCCAATCGTAACTCAAGAAACCATAAAATTCAACAACAATAAGATAACAAGCGTTGACCGCAATTCCATTGTTTTTGATGTTGATACCTTTGTTAAAAACAGAGATAAACTCGTTGATTGGATAGACAAAAATCATCCTGAATTGAATGGATTTATAAACGATCAAACACAGGCCGGAGGAATTAAATATTTAAAAGCCATAGCACTTTACAAAAATAAAAATGATTCAATAAGGCTCTAAGAATATAAAATGAAGAGTTTTATATTTCACTTTTGCTTCAAAACTGGAAAATAAAAAACATTATTTAAGCTTTCGTTTAAGTTTATCTATAATTGCTTTTCTAAGTACAATTTCCTTAACATTTATTTGTCTATCATCCCACCAAAAAAACTTTATATTTATACTTCTTAAGAAATTTATCAGTAAAAAAATATCTATGCAGTTATTTTATGCTCCAGATTTGGACAGCAAAACCAAAGAATTCAGCTTTGATAAAGAAGAAAGTAGGCATATTGGCAAAGTTCTTCGGAAAAAAGAAGGCGATACACTTTACATAACCAATGGTAAAGGGTGGTTGTTTGAAGCTGAAATCATTAACGCTGATATTAAAAATTGCATTGTCTCCATACAGAAGTCGCAACTAAAGCACAAAAAAAACTACAGATTGCACATGGCAGTTGCCCCGACCAAAATGAATGATCGCTTTGAGTGGTTTTTAGAGAAAGCAACAGAGATAGGTATAGACGAAATTACGCCGATAATTTGCGAGCACTCTGAAAGAAAAAAGATAAAACCCGAACGCTACGAAAAAATTTTACAGGCTGCCATGAAACAATCCCTTTCATGCTACCTGCCACAATTAAATGAAGCCATCAATTTAAGTGATTTTATTAATAGAGAGCATGAAGGCCAACTATTCATTGCGCATTGTGAGGATCAAGAAAAATTTAATCTCAAGCGCAAAATAATGGCCGACAATGAGGTTGTTATACTCATTGGCCCCGAAGGTGACTTTTCTTTGGAAGAAATTAATAGTGCCCGGGAAAACGGCTATATACCTGTAAATTTAAGCGATAACCGTCTTCGCACAGAGACTGCTGCCATTGTGGCTTGCCATATTGTGGCTTTAATGAATACTTAATCGCATTCCCAAGTAAAATTGGCTACTTTATAATTCAGGGTCGGTTTGTAATTGTAATGCCACCATTCGGAGGTAATCGCACCAAACCCAAAGGATTCCATTGTTGTTTTTAGTAATTTTCTATTTTCCAACACTTCTTGCGGTAAATCTAAATAAGCATGCCTTGCCTTCCTTCCGAAGAAGTCAAAAGGAGTTCCCATATCGAGTTCTTTTCCCTCTAAAGTGGTTAATGTAATGTCTACTGCCCCTCCTTTATTGTGTATAGACCCTTTAGCGGGATCGGCAACATAGGTAGGGTTTGGAACGATTTTCCACATTTTCTTTTGTACGTCGTGAGGCCGGTAACAATCGAAAAACTTAATTCGGTATCCATCCTTCATGAAAGCGGCATTTGCCTCTAAAAGACCTCTTGCCGTTACCGCCCTTACATAACACTCCCCACAATCGTAAACTTGGGCCTTTAAAAAATTATCCTCTGTGGCATATTTCATTTCATATACAAAATCATCACTGTAATCAGCTAGACGAACAAAAGTAGTATCTTTGATTTCATCTAAAGGAACGACTTCCTTTTTTTTAACTCCAGTGTTTTTAACGGAATCAATCTTTTCTTGAGAAACCAGCGTATCTTTCGACTTTGCAATATTCTCACTTTCCGTTTTTTCTCTTGTTTTGGTTTCTTGTTTACAAGCAATAATAAATATCAGTAGTAATCCGAAAAAAAATCTCATAATCAATAATTTGAATTCAATAAAAATCTTTTAGTTATTTACAAATGCAATTCTTCTTTAAAATTTTAATATTCATTTTTGTTGCTTTGTTTAAGATATTGATGGAAGAAGGCGCAATTGCGAAAGCACCATCTTCATCATCGATGCTTTTTGAAACCGATAGTCCTCCTCTTGTGTTGACAAAGTGAATTTGTGTTTGTGTTTTTAAATCGTAAAAAGCAATTGAACTTGCTGAAATATTTTCATAATCTGCATTGTCTTGATCGGGTTCATAGCCAATTCCACCAAACTCTTCTTTAATCACTTCGCCTTTTAGGGTAATTAAATAAGCGGCATTGGTTCCTTCTGCCATCGCTTTTAATTCTGATTTGGAAGGCTCAAAGGGAATTCTATCTTTGATTAAACTCATCTTTCGCTCTTCATCCAAAAGCACCAAAGAATCTTTTATACATTCTTTAAAGAAGTCAATCATCTTTGCTTCCAAGCTAGTTTTATCACAGTTTGTACAAACGGCATCATTTATAATCCACTTTCCTTCGGTAAAATCCAAAATACCTTTTGAGCCTGAATTGGAGGTATATTTAGCGGAATGACAAGAACTGAAAATAATAATCAAGCACAGAATAATTAGATACTTCATAAGTCTTTATTTCACTTGTTTACCGCCCAAGAATGTTTTTTCAACTTTTAAATTAGGAATTTCATTTTCGGGAACGGTCATGATATCTTTATCCAAAACGATAAAATCGGCCCATTTTCCCGCTTCAATACTTCCTTTTTCTTTCTCCTCAAAATTGGAATAAGCTGCCCAAATAGTCATTCCCTTTAGCGCCTCTTCCCTACTTAAAGCATCTTTTTTCTGAAACCCGCCTTCTGGATATCCTTCCGTATCCTTTCTAGTCACAGCGGCATAAAAGGTTAAAAATGGAGACACTTGTTCTACTGGAAAATCGGTTCCCAGGGCAATAAGCCCAGCTTTATCCAACAAGGTTTTATAGGCGTAAGCCCCTTGTATACGAGCTTCACCAACCCTATCTTCTGCCCAGTACATATCGCTTGTGGCATGGGTTGGCTGAACTGACGGAATTATATTGTTAGAGAAATAATCGAAATCTTTTATATCTACAATCTGCGCATGTTCTACTTTCCATCGCTTATCTGTTTTCCCATTCAGTACTTTTTCATAAGCCTTCAATACCACCACATTTGCAGAATCGCCAATTGCGTGTGTGTTTAATTGATAATCGGTTGCGGCAAGTCTTTCAGCCAGCTCGTGTATTTTGTCTACCGGCGTTACCATAGCACCATAATGGTTATGCTTATCAGAATATGGTTGTTTTAGAACAGCACCACGGGAACCCAGCGCTCCATCGGCATATGCCTTTACAGAGCGCACATCCAACTTATCAGTTTTTAAAACACCTCGATCTAAGAAATAATCTACATCTGCAGGGTTATTACTCACCATCGCATAAATCCTCATATCTAGCGCACCCATTCTTTGAAGGCTATCTATCAATAAAATTGTTTCCTTGTTTAGACCAGCATCGTTTACGGTAGTCAATCCATAATCGAAACATATCTTTTGGGCATCCTGCATGGCTTCCGTAGCCACTTCTGTTGTTATTTCAGGAAATACTTTATCTACCAGCCCCATAGGGTTGTCTATTAAAACTCCGGTGATCACTCCATCAACTTTTACTATTTCACCTCCGTCTACTTCGGTTTCACCATCAATTTTTGCCAAATCCAATGCTTTTTGATTAACCAAATAGGCATGACCATCGATTCTTGTAAGCACCACAGGTGTATCTGGATAAAGGGAGTCCAATTCCTTTTTGGTTGGAAATTCTTTTTCTTCCCAATCGTTTTGGTCCCATCCTCTTCCAATTATAAAATCGGTATTATTTTCTTGTTGAAAATCCCGAACTCTTTTCAAAACTTCCTCATAGCTTTTTGTGCCTACCAAATCTACGTTTTGTTCCTGTAAACCTAAACCATAAAAATGGCAATGTGCATCGATAAACCCAGGGTAAACCGATTTCCCTTCTAAATCTAAAGTCGTTTTAGCTTCATATCTCTCGGTTATCTCTTCTGAAGTTCCCACAGCAATAAATTTTTCATCCTTTATTACAAATGCCGAAGCCTTAGACATCGATGAGTCTACTGTATAAACATTTGCATTTGTAATAATTAAATCTGCCTGTTCTTTTTGCTGACAGGAAAACAATCCTGCAATTATTCCTAGTAAAATTAGATTTCTCATGTAATTGTTAATTAGTTATTATATTTTCTGCTTTATAAAAAACCTGTTGCAAGGAAGGTCTTATATTTAAGCTATATAAATTTCTGTGTTCTCTTGTTGGATATACCCTATTCGATAAAAATATAAACAATAAATCATTTTCTGGGTCTGCCCATACATAAGTTCCCGTAAAACCAGCATGGCCAAAACTTTTTGCACTCACTTCTGGAGCTGGGGAAGCATGAGCAATATCCAATTCTGAATTATTAAGCAGAGGTTTGTCAAACCCAAGTCCACGTTTATTCCCATTTTCTGGATATTGAACCCTGGTAAATTCTATTAAAGTTGCTTCAGAAATATACTTTTTCCCTCCATAAACACCCATGTTCTGATACATTTTAATGAGTTTGGCCAGGTCATTGGCTGTTCCGAAAAGACCAGCATTTCCAGAAACACCGCCTAGTAAACTGGCGTTTTCGTCATGAACCCAACCTTTAATATAGGCTTTTCGATACACAGAATCTAGTTCTGTAGGCACTATTAAACTATCTGGATATTTTCCGGATGGATTAAACATTAGAGTATTGGCACCAAGAGGTTTATAGATGCTATCACGCACATAATTTTCATAAGGTACTCCTGTTAACTGTTTTATTAGTTCCGGGGAAATAAGAAAGCTCAATCCAGAATATTTATATTTCTTTTCTGCCGAAACTTCGGTTCTATTAATTATTCTATAAACTTTTTTGATAAAATTTTTATTGAGATATAGTCCGTCATAAATTTCTAAGGAGAACTTTTTACTGGGTTCCTTGCGCACATATCTTCTTTTAAATTCACCTTCCTTCATAATTTCTTGAAGAAAAATATAATACGGCTCCAATCCAGCTTGGTGTGCCAAAATTTCCCGTAAGGTAAGATCTTTTTTGTTCCTTTTATGCTTCCAAGGTTTCCAATAATTGCTGAAAGGTGTGTCTAAATCCAATTTTCCATTATCCACCATTTGCATCAAAACTGGTAAAGGGCCTGTGATTTTTGTAACTGAAGCCAAGTCGTAAAGATCATTGTTATCAACTTGCACTATACTATCGAAAGTATGGAATCCAAAAGATTTATGATAAATTACAGTTCCACTTTTAGCCACCAGCAATTGTGCTCCGGGAAATGCCTTTTCTTCAATCCCTTTCGTCATAATGGAATCGACCTTATTATTTATATAAACACTATCCAAACCAACATCGCTCGCGAGGCCATAACCCAACCTTATCCTATTAACCATAATAATACCATCATCCTTCTTATAGCGTGTCCCGATATCCGCTTTGAGCACTCCGGTTGATTCCCCACCTCCAAAAATCAATGACGCCGCCTTAACCTGAGTACTTTTTTTAAAATCAGAAAATTGAATCAGTGCATCGGCATTAAAGAGAAAATTATTCTGTTGAAAGTTATCAAACTGCACAAAGGAGACCCCAATAGTTTTTACTTGAGGCAATAGTTTGGTGATTTTATAAAGTAATTTCCAATCTATATTGGTGTATGAAATGGAAAAAATAACAATGTTGTATCCCGCTAAAACAGAAACGACTTTTTCTTGTTTTAAATTTTCAATATTATCTACGGAAGTGTATTTGTTAAGAGTCTCAACGAAAGGTTCAATACCTAGATTATCTTCTTTGTTCAACTGAACGTGTGCTATCCTGTTGTCTACCAAGTTTTGAATAGGAAATAGATTTTCAGAATTTTTTAAAACTATAGAACTACTAGCTGAAGACTGAGAAAATACAAATGAAGATAGTAGTATAAGAAAGATATTGGGTAAAATACGCATTGACCTAAATTAAGCCTGCAATTTAGTAAAATGAAACCAAATATAACACATATTTCCCCTCTAGCGACTTGGGCACCCGTGACTTTCGGGAAGGGGCAAAAAAAATCCCGACGTTCCATCCGGAAGTCGGGATCTTAAAGAAGGCGGCGACCTACTCTCCCACAAGGATGTAGTACCATCGGCGCTGGCGGGCTTAACTGCTCTGTTCGGAATGGGAAGAGGTGAGCCCCGTCGCTATAACCACCTTAAATCTTAAAGCCTCCCCCGGCCCCTCCAAAGGAGGCGGGCGGGATAATGTTCCC from Galbibacter sp. BG1 harbors:
- a CDS encoding translocation/assembly module TamB domain-containing protein, which gives rise to MVLILLLVLSSIFLSLPFVQTSIAKRATNYLNETFNTHIFIDEVHFLPLFGDVSLKGIYIEDYKQDTLAYINRLNTSLLSLRNVVKGDLEFGEIRADELLLNLKIHKGEDNTNLNVFVDKLDKGEGDPNNPFLMTSSHISVNKSEFRLIDENKETPLIVGLEELHIEADYFKIFGPKVDVGIDQLDFTTKKGVIVNRLQTEFSYTKTEMRLDTLSIETPESLIKGDIVFNYEVEDFKDFLNKVKVSGNFTESTVALDEINLYFNEFGKGRKVELSSSFEGVLNELKTNNLKMDSQYTAIDGDFVFNNLFEKAKPFSIDAHLRNVSSNYYQLTNLLPGILGNALPSSFNKLGQLSVFGDMRITEQSIYAKVNLISDIGKGFSDLTLTNIDNIDNANYKGFLSLQDFDMGIFLEDESLGETSLDLNVDGQSFKQETLNTEIIGEIFSVNYNGYEYKNLNVSGILKDQLFDGSVTSRDKNFDVAFKGLADLSGDTNEFKFVASVNHIDLNRLNFVERDSISVFKGNITADMTGNSIYDLVGEVSFNKTNYTNQNDSYYFDDFNVTSEFKAEERIITVNSPDIITGSLRGNYLVKELPKLIKNSVGSIYTNYKPEKITPGQYVDFDFKIYNKIVEVFFPKIEFGSNTSIKGSIVADEGDFKLAFNSPKINANGNIFDNIQVEIDNKNPLYNTYVEVENIESNIYDVNNFSLINTKINDTLFFRTEFKGGKEFNDEYNLNFYHTFNNAQESVIGLKRSQFGFKGRDWVINEDNNSSNKVSFSKTLDTINISQVVMNYQEEQIRLEGTLIDSTYKDIDLEFEKVTLEKIIPDIDSLKLNGMVDGYLNILQRDNSYTPSSNVKISNFMVNELPLGNLFLSILGNDNLTQFGVNAKIINNDVESLNILGDINASGKQPQLDLRATLENLNLKALSPLGGDVISDMRGFASGGFKITGAADNPDMAGELQITDGGLKIPYLNVDLDFDKIANVNLEGRSFEFQEVGLIDTNFKTNATLNGSITYDHFEDWYLDLYLDTNDEKFLVLNTKGEEESLYYGTGFISGDAQIYGLTNKIINIEVNAKTEEGTNFVIPVSDITDVGDTSFINFINKNQSKDEIARKKLAEVKGVEMQFDLDVTPDAQIEIVVDQKTRSTLKGTGAGNLLIEINTNGKFKMYGDFITYTGEYLFKYGGFINKRFVVEPGGTITWEGDPLEDVDMNIAAKYSLYANPAVLLDNSQYTRKIETDVIITLQGQLLKPSLDYEINFPSTNAVINQELQYHLDDNAKRELQAFSLLSQGVFLNELSINQTAVTGNLVQTASSLFNQVLNSGDGKFDVGVSYEIGERNPDLDFVTEDRLGVTVSTQISDRILINGKIGVPVGGVSETVVAGDVEIQVLLNEEGSLTARIFNRENEIQQFFAQQQGYTQGVGISYQVEFDTFRELIKKIIEGDPKKDRSKVPQKSTDDDKDSMGNGLVNFKTVKRKESS
- the tsaD gene encoding tRNA (adenosine(37)-N6)-threonylcarbamoyltransferase complex transferase subunit TsaD; this encodes MNTQDVYILAIESSCDDTSAAVLHNDKVLSNVVANQKIHEEYGGVVPELASRAHQQNIVPVVHQALSRANIDKKQLSAIAFTRGPGLMGSLLVGTSFAKSLAIGLDIPLIEVNHMQAHILAHFIKEPNTPIPTFPFLAMTISGGHTQIVKVNSHFDMEVIGETIDDAVGEAFDKSAKILGLPYPGGPLVDKYAQQGNPKAFSFPKPKVDGLNFSFSGFKTAVLYFIQKETEGNPNFIEENLYDICASIQQGIINILVDKLKKATKQTGIKKIAIGGGVSANSGIRQTLKDGEKRYGWETFVPKFEYTTDNAAMIGIVGYYKFLNNDFTNEKVSVKARFAL
- a CDS encoding pyridoxamine 5'-phosphate oxidase family protein — its product is MGKKLLKITSKLQDFIKDQKIFFVGTAAAEGRINVSPKGTDSFCIIDENKIVWLNLTGSGNETAAHLLKNDRMTIMFCAFEGNPLILRLYGNATIYHTRDKEFKNYATLFEENAGARQIIEMKVDLVQTSCGFGVPFMDYKEERSTLITWAEEKGKDGIEAYWEAKNTQSIDGFETKIMEG
- a CDS encoding 16S rRNA (uracil(1498)-N(3))-methyltransferase; the protein is MQLFYAPDLDSKTKEFSFDKEESRHIGKVLRKKEGDTLYITNGKGWLFEAEIINADIKNCIVSIQKSQLKHKKNYRLHMAVAPTKMNDRFEWFLEKATEIGIDEITPIICEHSERKKIKPERYEKILQAAMKQSLSCYLPQLNEAINLSDFINREHEGQLFIAHCEDQEKFNLKRKIMADNEVVILIGPEGDFSLEEINSARENGYIPVNLSDNRLRTETAAIVACHIVALMNT
- a CDS encoding M15 family metallopeptidase, translating into MRFFFGLLLIFIIACKQETKTREKTESENIAKSKDTLVSQEKIDSVKNTGVKKKEVVPLDEIKDTTFVRLADYSDDFVYEMKYATEDNFLKAQVYDCGECYVRAVTARGLLEANAAFMKDGYRIKFFDCYRPHDVQKKMWKIVPNPTYVADPAKGSIHNKGGAVDITLTTLEGKELDMGTPFDFFGRKARHAYLDLPQEVLENRKLLKTTMESFGFGAITSEWWHYNYKPTLNYKVANFTWECD